The stretch of DNA TTACGCAACAATCTCGAGTAAACGTGAGGGCTCGAGTGCTTCCCAGGAAACAACCACGTGGTGCGCCGAAGGTCTTTAATAAACGGGCTTTTTGCTCCAGTTACAGTTGACCCATAGGAGAAACGAGCGCGCTTGCTCAGCCTGCGCGAAACACGCGGACATTAATCGTAGACGATTGAGTGGATCTCGTGAGGTACGGATGGGCCTACTGCAGCAGATGTAGCTTGGCCGGAGGGCAACGGCCCCGCATCCTACACCTTGAGCATTTGGCATGCCCGCTTGCTCAAGCCGTTCAGCGCCCCCTCGAGTTCTTGCCGCTTCGCCTCCAGCAAGCCATCGGCCAGGTCGGCTGGCACCTCAAGCGGCGTGCCGATTGCCAACGCGACCTGGCTGAATGGCTTAGGGATCTGCGTGCGATCCCACCCGCCAGCGGTCCAGTACCGCGCCGCTTCAACATGAACTGGCAAAATGGGTTGGCCGGAGGCACTCGCTAGCCAGATCGCCCCCGGCTGTGCGCGCTGGGCTGGGCCTCTCGGGCCATCGACCGTAATGCCGGTTGCCCGCCCATCAGCTAATGCGCGCTTGAGCCGTATGATCGCGCGCCGCCCACCGCGTGAGGTGGAGCCGCGCACGGTGCCGTAGCCGAACCACTGGAGGATCCGTGCGACCCACTCGCCGTCGAAGCTCTCGCTGACAATGACAACAATCCCACGGTGGCGCAAGTAGTAAAAAGCCAGGATTCGATCGTGCCAGAGGGCGTAAATTGGTGTGCGACCACGCTGACATAAGTGCTCCAGGTGATGCATCCCTTCGACGCGCCAACGAAGCGTTCGACCAACTAGCGCAATGAGTGGATAGCCCAGTGCCGCGATAGTGGCGACTTGGAACTGTCTCCAGCGTGACAATTTCAAGAAAGCCTCAGCAACCTAGTGTGGCAAGGCACAGATTGGGCACGTTGACCTGAGCGCTCAACGTGCCGCGGCTGCGCGCAGGGTTAGGCCTTGACGAAGCAATTGTAGAGCCAGGCAAAGATTGCGCCGCCAATGGCGCCATCCACCAACCCATAGAGCGTACCAAGAATGACCTGGCCAAAGCTCGCCGCGGCTGTGTATCCCGGATAAACGGAGGCTGCCATTTCCAGAAATGCCTGGCCATAGGGGGCCGCCACGAGGTTAGCCCCCCCGACCAGCAATAAGACAAGTCCCCAGATCAGGCCGGCTGCGATAGCCAGTGCTTTAACGTCGAATCTCATCAGAAAGATCTCCTCTAAGGTTGGTCGATTCATTCTTGAAGGTTACATTATGATTGCGAAACAATCCGACGTAAAACTAAAGGCTAGACTCCTTCTAAGGAAACGACCATTTGGCACAGCCGAGTGGCTAAGGTTCTTTCTACCATGAAGGCGCGGAATTCTATTGAAAGCATGAACGGGCTCGATTTGAGGGACGCGATCCAGTTACCGGACGGCCGGTATAGTATACGTAACACGTTTTCCTCGGAAGATGTCTACGTCCGCGACAACCGCAAGCTAAAGCACGCGCTGGATCGAATGCTTGCCGCGCTGCTTCTCGTGCTACTCTCTCCGGTACTTCTGATCTGTGCCGGCGGAATCGCTCTCGAGGCCTTGGTATCCCCACGATCGAGAGGCCCGATCCTCTACAAACAAACCCGTATCAGCGCGGGGAGGCCCTTCGAGTTACTTAAGTTCCACACCTTCTATCTTGAGGACGACGCGGCGCTCGCGCACCTTAAAGATACGACCTGGTTCATCAACGAGCGTCCCCAGACGGTGTGGGGAAGGGTGGTGAGGAAGTTCTATCTCGACGAACTGCCGCAGCTTTTCAACATCCTCAAGGGCGAGATGAGCTTCGTTGGGCCGCGCCCCTGGCCCCGCAAGCAGTTTCTCGAGGCTGTGGAAAGAGGCTATCACGCGATGCGACTGATCAAGGGCGGGGTGTGCGGGCCGGTGCAAGCCACGAAGGGTGTGGGCCACTGTTTCCGGACGACCTTGGAGATGGACGAGGTTCTGGTACGTAATTACTTGTCTCGTTCAGCGCTGGGCGTGGTGGCTGTGGATCTCGCCGTGGTATGGGCAACGCTGAAGACCGTGATGCGTGCTCAAGGCCTCTGATCGGCGGGCTTCGCAATCTTTCGCCCACCCAGTAGATTGAACCAGAATGGCCGTGATCGGTCGCCACTTAAACTGGACTTGGTATTTGACAGGCCACAAAATAGGTTGCTAACGCTAGAAACTTACAAAGAAGAAGTTGAGTCGCTATTCTAATCAGAAGATGCGCGAAGCAATGAAAGCCACCGGCAATCGGCTCGCGCAGGCGTGCATGCAAACGTTATTCGCACAGTTTGAGAGGGTCCCACCCGTTCGCCTGCCCACGCGCCTTGTCCCCGCGTTTGTCGTGGCACTCGCCCTCTCGCTGCCATCGCCAACTTTGGCACAGGATGATGGCGAGCAAACCCTCGAGGCCCCTGACAGCTCAAACCCGCAGGCAACTATTCTCGAGCAGCCGGTCGAGTCCCCCGACACCAGGGGGCTGCCAGAAATAATGGCAGAGCACCCGCTTGCCCCCGCCAACACCTCGAGCCCGCGGGCGACCCTGAAGACCTTTATCGACGCGATCGATGAGGCCTATCGTATCTACCGCACGGAGGGGATGTCCCGGAAGAATCGCCCGCAAATGAGCGCGCTGTCGGACCTTATCCTGGACACGCTCGATCTCAGCGAGGTCCCGCCGACGCAAGCGAGAGCCGTGGGGATTCAGACGATGGCACGCATCAAGGAGGTGCTGGACAGAATAGAGCTCCCGCCTCCGGAGGCGATCCCCGACGAAGAGACCATGAGGACCCTCGAGGAGGCGGGTGAGCCAGCGCGCTGGAGCGTGCCCTACACCGAAATCACCATCGCGCGGGTCGCCGAGGGCCCCCGGCAGGGCCAGTATCTCTTTACCGCCAAGACCGTCGAGCGCGCAGAGCAGTTCTACCAGCGGATCAAACACCTACCGTACCAGCCCGGCGGGGTTTCACGGGATCTCTACGATATCGTCCGTTATGCGCCCGGATGGATCATCTCCGAGCGGTTGATCCTCGCGTTGCCCGCGTGGATGCGCGTTGGCGTGCTCGAGGTCGCCGTTTGGCAGTGGGTGGTGACGATCACTGTTCTGGCGCTGGCTGGGGTATTGCTGTGGCTCCTCTCCCTGTGGGCACGGCGTATGAGGCGCCGTTCCACGGCTCCCTGGCACTGGAGTACCCTCGTGCTTACACTCGCGACGATGGCCGCCTTGACCGTGTTACATGATCTCATAGAAGATCAGATTGGCGTCTCGGGGCCGGTGGCTACCGTCATCATTACTGGGCTCTGGATCGTGTACATAACAGCCGGGTGCGTCGCCGTCTACACCATCGGCAATGGCGTAGCGGCCGGACTCACCGCCTCGCGGCGCATCAGGCCAGAGAGTCTCGACGCGAATTTCACACGCGTCTCCATTCGGATTATCTCACTCCTGGTGATCTTCTACATTGCGGTCGCGGGCGCCCAACATCTGGGCGTGCCCCTAGCGCCGCTCCTGGCGGGTATTGGCGTCGGCGGCCTGGCGGTGGCATTGGCTGCCCGGCCCACGATTGAGAACGTCATCGGCGGCTTCACCCTGTTCGCAGACAAGCCCGTGCGCGTCGGCGATTTTTGCCGTTTCGGCAACAACCGGCTCGGCACCGTGGAGGAGATTGGGCTTCGCTCGACCCGGATCCGCACGCTCGACCGTTCCGTCGTCTCGGTGCCGAACTCCCAGTTCTCAGAGCTGCAACTCGAGAACTTAACTCTACGTGACCGGATCCGGCTACATGCGGTACTGCAATTGCGCTACGAAACAACGCCCGAGCAACTACGCTATGT from Gammaproteobacteria bacterium encodes:
- a CDS encoding mechanosensitive ion channel, giving the protein MSRYSNQKMREAMKATGNRLAQACMQTLFAQFERVPPVRLPTRLVPAFVVALALSLPSPTLAQDDGEQTLEAPDSSNPQATILEQPVESPDTRGLPEIMAEHPLAPANTSSPRATLKTFIDAIDEAYRIYRTEGMSRKNRPQMSALSDLILDTLDLSEVPPTQARAVGIQTMARIKEVLDRIELPPPEAIPDEETMRTLEEAGEPARWSVPYTEITIARVAEGPRQGQYLFTAKTVERAEQFYQRIKHLPYQPGGVSRDLYDIVRYAPGWIISERLILALPAWMRVGVLEVAVWQWVVTITVLALAGVLLWLLSLWARRMRRRSTAPWHWSTLVLTLATMAALTVLHDLIEDQIGVSGPVATVIITGLWIVYITAGCVAVYTIGNGVAAGLTASRRIRPESLDANFTRVSIRIISLLVIFYIAVAGAQHLGVPLAPLLAGIGVGGLAVALAARPTIENVIGGFTLFADKPVRVGDFCRFGNNRLGTVEEIGLRSTRIRTLDRSVVSVPNSQFSELQLENLTLRDRIRLHAVLQLRYETTPEQLRYVLAKLHELAVAHPKISNDPPLRVRFMGFGDYSLDVEIFIYVATNDWDEFLAVREDMFLRMMDIIKEAGTGFAVPAQTTYLTRDKIVDSDQVHAAEAVVQNWRSEGKLPFPDLPAERTQKIRDTLEFPPAGSPEGPPAGPREVQTPHASKNPTSGKK
- a CDS encoding sugar transferase: MKARNSIESMNGLDLRDAIQLPDGRYSIRNTFSSEDVYVRDNRKLKHALDRMLAALLLVLLSPVLLICAGGIALEALVSPRSRGPILYKQTRISAGRPFELLKFHTFYLEDDAALAHLKDTTWFINERPQTVWGRVVRKFYLDELPQLFNILKGEMSFVGPRPWPRKQFLEAVERGYHAMRLIKGGVCGPVQATKGVGHCFRTTLEMDEVLVRNYLSRSALGVVAVDLAVVWATLKTVMRAQGL
- a CDS encoding lysophospholipid acyltransferase family protein: MKLSRWRQFQVATIAALGYPLIALVGRTLRWRVEGMHHLEHLCQRGRTPIYALWHDRILAFYYLRHRGIVVIVSESFDGEWVARILQWFGYGTVRGSTSRGGRRAIIRLKRALADGRATGITVDGPRGPAQRAQPGAIWLASASGQPILPVHVEAARYWTAGGWDRTQIPKPFSQVALAIGTPLEVPADLADGLLEAKRQELEGALNGLSKRACQMLKV